From Luteolibacter arcticus, one genomic window encodes:
- a CDS encoding class I SAM-dependent methyltransferase: MCLACDTKLSAESLDEFGGRYLDILNHGALAVMISIGYRTGLFAAMRKAGPATSHELAETAGLHERYVREWLGAMTCGGIATCDETSSVFSLLPAASASLTGSDGAENLAYLAQYVAMMGSVEDKIIDCFHRGGGIPYSDFPRFHEVMAQDSAQTVVGALFEHILPLVPGLALSLHNGIDVLDIGCGRGKALLAMAKQFPNSRFTGWDLSAEATRDAANEAHALGLTNVRFEVRDLSDFDKTAPSADFNLITAFDAIHDQARPDHVLAGIRRALRPDGVFLMQDIGASSNVAENRDHLIGTLLYSLSCTHCMTVSLSQGGLGVGAMWGEQMTREFLTNAGFSSVARHTLPHDIQNYYYLVKP, from the coding sequence ATGTGCCTCGCCTGTGATACCAAACTCAGCGCCGAATCGCTCGACGAATTCGGCGGCCGTTACCTCGACATCCTCAACCACGGCGCGCTCGCCGTGATGATCTCCATCGGCTACCGCACCGGCCTCTTCGCCGCGATGCGCAAGGCCGGTCCGGCCACCAGCCACGAACTCGCGGAGACCGCCGGTCTCCACGAACGCTACGTCCGCGAATGGCTCGGCGCCATGACCTGCGGCGGCATCGCGACCTGCGATGAAACCAGCAGCGTCTTCAGCCTGCTCCCCGCCGCCTCGGCCTCGTTGACCGGCAGCGATGGCGCGGAGAATCTCGCCTACCTCGCGCAGTACGTCGCGATGATGGGCTCGGTGGAAGACAAGATCATCGACTGCTTCCATCGCGGGGGCGGCATTCCTTACTCCGACTTTCCCCGCTTCCACGAGGTGATGGCGCAGGACAGCGCGCAGACGGTGGTTGGCGCCTTGTTCGAGCACATCCTGCCGCTGGTTCCCGGGCTGGCTCTGTCGCTTCACAACGGCATCGACGTGCTCGACATCGGCTGCGGCCGCGGCAAGGCGCTCCTGGCGATGGCGAAGCAGTTCCCGAATAGCCGCTTCACCGGTTGGGATCTCAGCGCGGAAGCGACGCGCGATGCCGCGAACGAGGCCCATGCGCTCGGCCTGACCAATGTCCGCTTCGAAGTACGAGATCTCTCGGACTTTGACAAAACCGCGCCGTCCGCGGACTTCAATCTGATCACCGCCTTCGATGCGATCCACGACCAGGCGCGGCCCGACCACGTGCTGGCCGGCATCCGTCGTGCGTTGCGGCCGGATGGGGTGTTCCTCATGCAGGACATCGGTGCGTCCAGCAATGTCGCGGAGAACCGTGATCACCTGATAGGGACGCTGCTCTACAGCCTTTCCTGCACGCACTGCATGACCGTCTCGTTGTCTCAAGGCGGCCTTGGCGTTGGCGCGATGTGGGGCGAGCAGATGACGCGCGAGTTCTTGACGAACGCCGGGTTCTCAAGCGTCGCGCGCCACACGCTGCCGCACGACATCCAGAACTACTACTACCTCGTGAAGCCATGA
- a CDS encoding helix-turn-helix transcriptional regulator has translation MSRRSKIDATAALERAALLGREFPLALLRSSGVSESDLAALFDAGTLADGKQPGFARFTNAAEPKKLVAAIPWSRARDHHLALGEAAKQQRLPAETVAAHFEAAHRFDLARAQWLKAGECACSAGDYRKALEHIDRCLALWPWDDSPDDRVRVLREMARCAANARLCDAARKAWEELADHALDTGHHGLRAESLHQLAALSSDVAKTGTLLAEAAEVAARELPPAEAWHHALAHVDHLCNRVRIAAARQAFGLMEDAAEKSGSPALRSEMLGWKGLLAAMAGEADTARHCVEESLRVAIAHELPEQTAIAYKRRANIADYAGEYLLEKQSHGVAIRYCRDAGDGSEVVCMGCLSYACFRTGDWKDAVDTAREVLVVPDLHPALKAIACGVLGLVTTFRGERSAAWRHLGDSLKYQRAEGMVGMELLSLWSLGYWHETNGDADAATASYDEIRTLWRETDDLHDAIPGLLFAGAHYAERGKPAQLADCIDILNHIRRRNDLPECRAALLVLGAEQAKLEGDSSRFDADLKEAAGLEAKAGLPLEQLWIECRRTADDRREAIAIATRLGARPLLSLLKDGHGNDLTPRQVEVLSLLASGLTSKEIGDRMQLSTRTVEMHVGRLLERMNCRTRPEAVALAQSRGWLKLP, from the coding sequence ATGAGCCGCCGTTCCAAGATCGATGCCACCGCCGCCTTGGAACGCGCGGCCTTGCTCGGCCGCGAGTTCCCGCTGGCCTTGCTTCGTTCGTCCGGAGTCTCGGAAAGCGATCTCGCCGCGCTCTTCGACGCGGGCACACTGGCCGATGGCAAACAACCGGGCTTCGCCCGCTTCACCAACGCGGCCGAGCCGAAGAAGCTTGTCGCCGCAATTCCGTGGTCGCGGGCCCGCGATCATCACCTCGCGCTGGGCGAGGCGGCGAAGCAGCAACGGCTGCCTGCGGAAACCGTGGCGGCTCACTTTGAGGCGGCACATCGCTTTGACCTAGCGCGGGCGCAGTGGCTGAAGGCCGGGGAGTGTGCTTGTTCGGCCGGTGACTATCGCAAGGCGCTCGAGCACATCGACCGCTGCCTGGCACTCTGGCCGTGGGACGACTCGCCGGATGATCGGGTGCGCGTGCTGCGGGAAATGGCGCGCTGTGCTGCCAATGCGCGGCTTTGCGATGCCGCCCGCAAGGCATGGGAGGAACTCGCCGATCACGCGCTCGATACCGGCCATCACGGCTTGCGCGCCGAGTCGCTGCACCAACTCGCGGCGCTTTCCTCCGATGTCGCCAAAACCGGCACCTTGCTGGCCGAGGCCGCCGAGGTCGCGGCGCGTGAACTTCCACCCGCCGAGGCATGGCACCATGCGCTCGCTCACGTGGATCACCTGTGCAATCGCGTCCGCATCGCTGCGGCACGGCAGGCCTTCGGCCTGATGGAAGACGCGGCGGAAAAGTCCGGCAGCCCGGCGTTGCGTTCGGAAATGCTCGGCTGGAAGGGGCTACTGGCGGCCATGGCAGGTGAAGCGGACACCGCGAGACATTGCGTGGAGGAAAGCCTGCGCGTGGCCATCGCCCACGAGCTGCCGGAGCAAACCGCAATCGCCTACAAGCGCCGCGCGAACATCGCCGACTACGCAGGCGAGTATTTGTTAGAGAAGCAGTCGCATGGGGTGGCCATCCGCTATTGCCGCGACGCGGGCGATGGCAGCGAGGTCGTCTGCATGGGCTGCCTTTCCTATGCGTGCTTCCGCACTGGCGATTGGAAGGACGCGGTCGATACCGCCCGCGAGGTGCTTGTCGTTCCCGACTTGCATCCGGCGCTGAAAGCGATCGCCTGCGGCGTACTCGGTCTCGTGACGACTTTCCGCGGCGAGCGCTCGGCGGCCTGGCGCCACTTGGGCGACTCACTGAAATACCAGCGCGCCGAGGGGATGGTCGGGATGGAATTGCTGAGCCTGTGGTCGCTTGGCTACTGGCACGAGACCAATGGCGACGCGGATGCCGCCACGGCGAGCTACGATGAGATTCGTACGTTGTGGCGCGAGACCGACGATCTCCACGATGCCATTCCCGGATTGCTCTTCGCCGGCGCTCATTACGCCGAGCGCGGCAAGCCCGCGCAGCTCGCGGACTGCATCGACATCCTCAATCACATCCGCCGTCGCAACGACCTGCCGGAATGCCGCGCGGCCTTGCTGGTGCTGGGCGCGGAGCAGGCAAAGCTGGAAGGTGACTCTTCACGTTTCGATGCCGACTTGAAGGAAGCCGCCGGACTCGAAGCCAAGGCGGGATTGCCACTGGAACAACTGTGGATCGAATGCCGCCGCACTGCCGATGACCGGCGTGAGGCAATCGCGATCGCCACCCGCCTTGGCGCGCGGCCCTTGCTTTCCCTGCTGAAGGACGGCCATGGCAACGATCTCACGCCCCGCCAGGTGGAGGTTCTTTCCCTCCTCGCCAGCGGATTGACGAGCAAGGAAATCGGCGACCGGATGCAGCTCAGCACGCGCACCGTCGAGATGCACGTGGGACGTCTGCTGGAGCGGATGAATTGCCGGACGCGCCCCGAGGCGGTGGCGCTCGCCCAGTCGCGCGGCTGGCTGAAGCTACCGTAG
- a CDS encoding N-acetylmuramoyl-L-alanine amidase family protein, whose protein sequence is MKSRLAPLFACLLAASCAGPGSSTSNNGRPDEWGHRPGPQGFDTVIIDAGHGGKDPGAVSRATGQKEKDLALDTAKRLQRQLGGRVKTRLMRSDDRFIELDDRASRASGKGGTILVSLHYNSSSSGIRGPETYYWRVDSHGLATRFQRAMAAVSPAESGNRGLVRRRLRLTRNPDIPCVLLELGYLSNAAEAKLCADPAYRDKMAAAIARAILDQQAKGDAGTGPLPRPINAPPSRPTDPAGS, encoded by the coding sequence GTGAAATCCCGACTCGCCCCCTTGTTCGCCTGCCTGCTGGCCGCCTCCTGCGCCGGTCCCGGCTCGAGCACCTCGAACAATGGTCGCCCCGATGAATGGGGCCACCGCCCCGGTCCGCAGGGGTTCGACACTGTCATCATCGACGCCGGCCATGGCGGCAAGGACCCCGGCGCGGTTTCCCGCGCCACGGGCCAGAAGGAGAAAGACCTGGCGCTCGATACCGCCAAGCGCCTCCAGCGCCAGCTCGGCGGCCGGGTGAAGACCCGCCTGATGCGCAGCGATGACCGCTTCATCGAGCTCGACGATCGTGCTTCCCGCGCCAGTGGCAAGGGCGGCACGATTCTCGTCAGCCTCCACTACAACTCCAGTAGTTCCGGTATCCGTGGGCCGGAGACTTACTACTGGCGGGTGGATAGCCATGGTCTGGCCACCCGTTTCCAGCGGGCCATGGCCGCGGTTTCTCCCGCTGAATCCGGCAATCGTGGCTTGGTCCGCCGCCGCCTGCGCCTGACCCGCAATCCGGATATCCCGTGCGTGCTGCTGGAACTCGGCTACCTCAGCAATGCCGCCGAGGCGAAGCTGTGCGCCGACCCGGCGTATCGCGACAAGATGGCCGCCGCGATTGCCCGTGCCATCCTCGACCAGCAGGCGAAAGGAGATGCCGGCACCGGTCCCCTGCCCCGCCCGATCAACGCTCCGCCCAGCCGGCCGACCGATCCGGCGGGATCGTAA